A region of the Pseudomonas silesiensis genome:
AGGGCTACACCATCACCGACGTGCAACTGCCGCCGGGCGCGAGCAAGAACCGCACGGTGCAGGTGGTCGAACAGATCGAAGCGCACAACGCCACTGAACCCGGGGTTGGCGACAGCACGGTGATCCTTGGCTTCAGTTTTTCCGGCAGCGGCCAGAACGCGGCGCTGGCGTTCACCACGCTCAAGGATTGGTCCGATCGCGGCAGCGACGACTCGGCCAGTTCGATAGCCGACCGCGCCAATATCGCCCTCAGCCAGATCAAGGACGCCGTGGCCTTCGCCGTCCTGCCGCCACCCGTGGACGGTCTCGGCACCTCCAGCGGTTTCGAGTTCCGCCTGCAGGATCGGGGCGGCCTCGGCCATGCCACGCTGATGCAGGCGCGCACCGAGCTGCTCGAGGCCGCCGAGAAAAGCCCGATCCTGATGAACGTCCGCGAAAGCGCCCTGGCCGAAGCGCCGCAAGTGCAACTGATCGTGGACCGTAAACAGGCGAACGCGCTGGGCGTCTCGTTTGCCGACATTGGCAGCGTGCTGTCCACCGCCGTCGGGTCGGCCTACATCAACGACTTCCCCAACCAAGGGCGGATGCAACGGGTGGTGGTCCAGGCCGAAGGCGATCAACGCAGTCAGGTCGCCGATCTGCTGAAGATCCATGTACGCAACAGTAGCGGGAACATGGTGCCGTTGTCGGCCTTTGTCCAGGCCAATTGGACCCAGGGCCCGGCGCAGTTGACCCGTTACAACGGCTACCCGGCGATCAGCATTTCCGGCGAACCGAAACCCGGCCACAGCACTGGTGAAGCCATGGCCGAAATCGAACGACTGGTGGCGCAAGGGCCCGCAGGCCTGGGCCAGGAATGGACCGGCCTGTCGCTGCAGGAACGCCTGTCCGGCAGTCAGGCGCCGATCCTGCTCGGGTTGTCGCTGTTGATTGTGTTCCTGTGCCTGGCGGCACTGTACGAAAGCTGGTCGATCCCGACCTCTGTGTTGCTGGTGGTGCCGCTCGGGGTGCTCGGTGCGGTCCTGGCCGTGACCCTGCGCGGGATGCCCAACGACGTGTTCTTCAAGGTCGGGCTGATCACCATCATCGGCTTGTCGGCAAAAAACGCGATCCTGATCATCGAGTTCGCCAAGAGCCTGTACGACGAAGGCCACGACCTGATCGACGCCACGCTCCAGGCCGCCGGCTTGCGCCTGCGGCCGATCGTCATGACGTCGCTCGCCTTCATCCTCGGTGTAGTGCCGCTGGCGCTTGCCACCGGAGCCAGCTCGGCGAGCCAGCAAGCCATCGGCACCGGGGTGATCGGCGGGATGATCACCGCAACGTTGGCGGTGGTGTTTGTACCTGTGTTTTTTGTGGTGGTGATGAAACGCGTACGCAAGCGACCATCACAACACCACGAATCCGGATCATGATCCCGATAAATTGATTAAAGCCGGGATCGAACAATTTCCAGCAGCATCCCTGGCACGCACCTCGAATACTTCGGCGATGCCATGCGTCAAACCGGTGACCGGGTAGCGGGTTCGGCGGTCCTGGCTCACCGGCTCCCAGGCTCCCCCATTGCGGCGGATTTCATAACCGGTCACATCTACATTGTCATCAGAGGGATGCCAGCTCAGCCTTGCATTTCCCTCTGTCAGTGCCATGGACTGCAGCCCTCGCGGCGATGTGGGGGGCACTCGATCATGGGTCACTACACTGATCGACGCCGGTAATGCCGGGACGGGCCCTTCAGGTCTACGGGGCTGGACTTTGAACAGATATTCCTTCTCGGGGGTCAACCCCGTGGCGATGAATTCGAGCGCCGTGGTTCGTACCGGTTCTCGACCCGGGCAGGTGATTTCATAGTCAATCAAATAGGAGTGATCCTCAGGCCTGTCCCACTTCACCCACGCCTCGCAGAAGGTTCGACCAGGCGTGCGCAGGTTGCGCGGTTGCGTCCTGTCGGGACCGATCGTGATCGAGGTGCGTGAGGGCTCCGAGTGGCCACTGGCATTGAAGGCACGAACTTCGATGAAGTATCGGGCGTCAGGGACAAGATATTTGATGCCAGCCGTTAAATGTTCAGTGGTCAGCGTGTCGATGACTTCGGGATATTTATCTTCCAGGCCATAGGTCAATTCATAGCCGGGTTCCTTGGGGGTTCCCGCCCAACTGACAGCCACCCTGTCGTAGGTGACGATCAGGTGCAAAACACCTGGATGCGAGGGTATGGGGGGGCCGTCCAGGGTCTTTTCCGTGATGGTTGCGGGCAAGGAGTCGCCATTGGTATTGGCGGCACTCACTTCGATAAAGTACGACGTATTTTTACTCAGGCCTGTCAACTCATGGTTCGGGTTGCTCGTCACCAGGGTCTGAGGGGCACCGCCAGGCTCGACACGATAGTGGACGACATATTCGATAGCCCCCGGGGACGGGGACCATGTCAGATTCATCTTGCTGCTGCCTGGGGTTACGTGCAGGTCCGCTGGCGGCGCGGGCACCTGCAATGTCTGTTTAACGATGCGGGCTGGAGCCGAATCACCGTTGCTGTTGGACGAGCGAACATCAATGTAATAGTTGGTATTAGACAGCAGCCCAACGATCGTACAGGCAGGGTCAAGCGAGGTGGTATCAGTCGCCGGACCACTGGGCGCAACGCCGTAACTGATCTTGTAGCAAGTCACATTGGCGGGACCGGACCACGTCAATGCCATGCTATCCCTGGTTGGCACAGCGTTCAGATTCGTCGGGGCGGCAGGCGGAGAAGTGGCCA
Encoded here:
- a CDS encoding fibronectin type III domain-containing protein, which gives rise to MKRHSLLSTSHSSGSSRLSSPAGLVVTSTSESSVKISWGYGAGGGQTGTRVKWGRERSEDNFIDQIDLPLPQKKFEITGLAPGTRYYIHVYGINTEEASSPMWVEAATSLATSPPAAPTNLNAVPTRDSMALTWSGPANVTCYKISYGVAPSGPATDTTSLDPACTIVGLLSNTNYYIDVRSSNSNGDSAPARIVKQTLQVPAPPADLHVTPGSSKMNLTWSPSPGAIEYVVHYRVEPGGAPQTLVTSNPNHELTGLSKNTSYFIEVSAANTNGDSLPATITEKTLDGPPIPSHPGVLHLIVTYDRVAVSWAGTPKEPGYELTYGLEDKYPEVIDTLTTEHLTAGIKYLVPDARYFIEVRAFNASGHSEPSRTSITIGPDRTQPRNLRTPGRTFCEAWVKWDRPEDHSYLIDYEITCPGREPVRTTALEFIATGLTPEKEYLFKVQPRRPEGPVPALPASISVVTHDRVPPTSPRGLQSMALTEGNARLSWHPSDDNVDVTGYEIRRNGGAWEPVSQDRRTRYPVTGLTHGIAEVFEVRARDAAGNCSIPALINLSGS